In Luteibacter mycovicinus, a genomic segment contains:
- the fusA gene encoding elongation factor G: protein MSQSTERIRSLALAGHAGAGKTTLFEAMLHAGGALTAMGSVERGSTVSDTDPMEKARGHSIDASIASIERNGYRIHLLDTPGYADFRGPALAALAAADTVAIVVNAANGIEHGTRAMMNYAKERRLARIIVVNRIDAEGADLALLVDDLRNEFGNECLPLNLPASQGHIVRDAFFQTTGDTDFSSPGEAHQRIIDQVVEIDDDVMAHYLDAGESALSATEMRGAFEHCLRDGHLVPIVFTGARDGIGVSELLEIVERILPCPGETNPPPFHDDAGTRFEVAADAGGHVVADVFKIINDPFVGKLGVFRVWQGTVRRDSQLLVDDGRKPFKVAHLFRLKGREHVEVDEALPGDIAAVAKVEDIHFDAVLHDAADEAGIHLDAAPFPSPMFGLAIEPAHKGQEQKLSQALARLAEEDPCFRVEHHKELNETVVRGLSDLHLKLMIERMKSRYDIDVVTHPPRIAYRETIGVRAEGHHRHKKQTGGAGQFGEVFLRVEPLERGMGFIFADETRGGVIPNQFIPAIEKGVRQALEIGAVAGYPMQDLRVTVYDGKHHPVDSKEVAFISAGRKAFLDAASRARPQVLEPVMDLEVSIPDRYVGDVTGGLAGKRGQIMGSDALRGGETLIRARVPLAELTDYPTQLKSTTGGLGRFAVAFSHYDTAPLAIQRKLAEQWRPRVDED from the coding sequence GTGTCCCAATCCACGGAACGCATCCGCAGCCTCGCCCTCGCCGGACACGCCGGCGCCGGCAAGACCACCCTGTTCGAAGCCATGCTCCACGCCGGCGGCGCATTGACCGCCATGGGCAGCGTGGAGCGAGGCAGTACCGTTTCCGACACCGATCCGATGGAGAAAGCGCGCGGGCATTCGATCGATGCCTCGATCGCCTCCATCGAGCGTAACGGCTATCGCATCCATCTGCTGGACACCCCCGGCTACGCCGACTTTCGAGGCCCGGCACTCGCGGCGCTCGCCGCCGCCGACACGGTAGCGATCGTCGTCAACGCGGCCAACGGCATCGAACACGGCACCCGGGCCATGATGAATTACGCGAAGGAGCGTCGGCTCGCACGCATCATCGTGGTCAATCGCATCGACGCCGAGGGCGCGGACCTCGCTCTGCTGGTGGACGATCTGCGTAACGAATTCGGGAACGAATGCCTTCCCCTCAACCTTCCCGCATCGCAGGGACATATCGTGCGCGACGCCTTTTTCCAGACGACGGGAGATACGGATTTCTCGTCACCCGGGGAGGCACACCAGCGCATCATCGATCAGGTGGTCGAGATCGACGACGACGTGATGGCGCACTATCTCGACGCGGGCGAGTCGGCGTTGAGCGCGACGGAAATGCGTGGCGCGTTCGAGCACTGTCTCCGCGACGGTCATCTGGTGCCCATCGTATTCACCGGTGCGCGCGACGGTATCGGCGTGAGTGAACTGCTGGAGATCGTGGAGCGTATTCTGCCCTGTCCCGGTGAAACGAATCCTCCCCCCTTCCATGACGACGCCGGCACGCGTTTCGAGGTGGCCGCCGATGCCGGAGGCCATGTGGTCGCCGACGTGTTCAAGATCATCAACGATCCCTTCGTCGGCAAGCTCGGCGTTTTTCGCGTCTGGCAGGGAACGGTGCGCCGGGATTCGCAACTGCTCGTCGACGACGGACGCAAGCCGTTCAAGGTGGCGCATCTGTTCCGCCTGAAGGGGCGTGAACATGTCGAAGTGGACGAAGCCCTGCCCGGTGACATTGCCGCGGTGGCGAAGGTCGAGGACATCCACTTCGACGCCGTGTTGCATGATGCCGCGGACGAAGCGGGCATCCATCTCGATGCGGCGCCGTTCCCGTCACCCATGTTCGGACTGGCGATCGAACCGGCACATAAGGGGCAGGAACAGAAACTGTCGCAGGCACTGGCGAGGCTCGCGGAAGAAGACCCCTGCTTCCGCGTCGAACATCACAAGGAGCTGAATGAGACCGTGGTGCGAGGTCTGTCAGACCTGCACCTGAAACTCATGATCGAACGGATGAAGTCGCGATATGACATCGACGTCGTTACGCACCCGCCGCGCATCGCCTACCGCGAGACCATCGGCGTGCGTGCCGAGGGCCATCATCGGCACAAAAAGCAGACCGGCGGCGCGGGACAGTTCGGCGAAGTATTTCTGCGCGTGGAGCCGCTGGAGCGCGGCATGGGTTTTATCTTCGCGGATGAGACCAGGGGCGGCGTCATCCCGAACCAGTTCATCCCCGCGATCGAGAAAGGTGTGCGTCAGGCGCTGGAAATCGGAGCGGTGGCGGGCTACCCGATGCAGGACCTGCGTGTGACGGTTTATGACGGCAAGCATCACCCGGTGGACTCGAAGGAAGTCGCCTTCATCAGCGCGGGGCGCAAGGCTTTTCTCGATGCCGCCTCACGAGCACGGCCACAGGTCCTGGAGCCGGTGATGGATCTGGAGGTGTCGATCCCGGACCGCTATGTCGGCGACGTGACGGGTGGGCTAGCCGGCAAGCGTGGACAGATCATGGGTAGCGACGCGCTACGGGGCGGCGAGACGCTCATTCGTGCGCGCGTGCCCCTGGCGGAACTCACCGACTATCCCACACAGTTGAAGTCGACGACCGGGGGACTTGGGCGGTTCGCCGTGGCGTTCAGTCATTACGACACGGCACCATTGGCCATTCAGCGAAAGCTGGCGGAGCAGTGGAGGCCGCGGGTGGACGAGGACTGA